In Oscarella lobularis chromosome 18, ooOscLobu1.1, whole genome shotgun sequence, the following proteins share a genomic window:
- the LOC136198091 gene encoding iduronate 2-sulfatase-like yields MNDVVLWALVGFALASSGQATKRNVLFIAIDDLRPELGCYGSSKAKSPHIDALASKSILFERAYCQVAVCSPSRASFLTGRRPDTNHVWANVGSEYWRKFTNATTIPQYFKENDYISIGMGKIFHPGRASGYDDEKYSWSPEGLPYYHSSLEEDYGPPNKTSLWWAFDGFEDNQLPDGQIADHAMTTLQKLRANRDNGDHRRFFLAVGFHKPHIPLYAPKKYFDMYPPASEISLPENPRPPRFMPSIAWSDWEKWRVYENTKDHFAGENCSGKNWKLAISEECAFPDSVSREIRRSYYASLTYSDYQVGKVLDELKKQGFADETVIVLLGDHGFHLGELGEWGKFTNFEDATRVPLILHVPGVTDGGMRTNALVELVDVFPSLAEIAGIPVPPLCPEEENDILACVEGLSVVPLLGNPMRKWKNATFSQFARPGPLNGLPRISNYTFDPKLGYEQAMGYSIRSDHYRYTSWLGFNSAEAKANWTFWFADELYDHTKPTTNFNDENDNDSSDTLHKTLIENLEASLKAGWRGALPPPRDV; encoded by the exons ATGAACGACGTAGTTTTGTGGGCCCTGGTTGGGTTCGCTCTCGCTTCCAGCGGCCAGGCAACAAAGAGGAACGTTCTCTTTATCGCAATTGACG ATTTACGACCCGAATTGGGTTGCTACGGCTCTTCGAAGGCCAAATCGCCGCACATAGACGCACTAGCGAGCAAATCGATCCTATTCGAACGTGCCTACTGCCAAGTTGCCGTCTGTTCGCCGTCGAG GGCGTCCTTTTTGACTGGACGTCGACCGGATACGAATCACGTGTGGGCGAACGTGGGTTCGGAGTACTGGCGAAAATTCACGAACGCCACGACGATTCCTCAATAtttcaaagaaaatgac TACATATCGATCGGCATGGGAAAAATATTTCATCCAGGACGTGCAAGCggatacgacgacgagaaatatTCGTGGAGTCCCGAAGGACTTCCCTACTATCACT CGTCACTGGAGGAAGACTATGGGCCACCAAATAAGACGA GTTTGTGGTGGGCCTTCGATGGATTTGAGGACAATCAGTTACCCGATGGACAAATAGCCGATCATGCGATGACAACGCTTCAGAAGCTGAGAGCCAATCGAGACAACGGCGACCATAGACGCTTTTTCCTTGCAGTTGGATTTCACAAACCA CACATTCCTCTTTATGCTCCCAAGAAGTATTTCGATATGTATCCGCCGGCGAGCGAGATTTCTCTGCCGGAGAATCCGCGTCCGCCGCGATTTATGCCAAGCATTGCCTGGTCCGATTGGGAGAAGTGGAGAGTCTATGAAAACACGAAAGACCATTTTGCAGGGGAAAATTGCTCGGGGAAGAATTGGAAGCTGGCAATATCAGAAGAATGCGCTTTTCCCGACAGCGTGTCGAGAGAAATCAGACGCAG TTACTATGCGAGTTTGACGTACAGCGATTATCAAGTTGGAAAGGTGCTGGACGAATTGAAAAAGCAAGGATTTGCCGATGAAACTGTTATTGTTCTCCTTGGAGATCATGGCTTTCATCTG GGAGAGCTTGGAGAATGGGGCAAATTTACC AATTTTGAAGATGCCACTCGAGTTCCTCTGATTTTGCACGTACCCGGCGTGACGGACGGTGGTATGCGCACGAATGCGCTTGTGGAATTGGTCGACGTTTTCCCGTCTCTTGCCGAAATTGCTGGCATTCCCGTGCCGCCTCTGTGTCCGGAGGAAGAAAAT gaTATTCTAGCTTGCGTGGAGGGACTGAGCGTGGTTCCTTTGCTTGGAAATCCCATGAGAAAGTGGAAAAAT GCAACGTTTTCTCAATTCGCTCGTCCCGGGCCTCTGAACGGACTCCCTAGAATATCGAACTATACTTTTGATCCGAAGCTGGGATACGAACAGGCAATGGGATACAGCATCAGATCCGACCAC TATCGCTATACTTCGTGGCTCGGTTTCAATTCGGCGGAGGCAAAGGCAAACTGGACGTTCTGGTTTGCCGACGAGCTCTACGATCACACGAAGCCAACGACGAATTttaacgacgaaaacgacaacgATTCGAGTGACACGCTACACAAAACCCTAATAGAGAATCTTGAAGCGAGCTTGAAGGCTGGGTGGCGCGGAGCTCTGCCACCACCACGTGATGTCTAA
- the LOC136197744 gene encoding pre-mRNA-processing factor 6-like, with protein MTLAPSAKKRKTFLGQEAPPGYVAGIGRGATGFTTRSDIGPARDASDAPEDRYTKGATTAARPPGFHRDDEEDDNEDLNDSNFDEFAGYGGSLFSSGPYDKDDEEADEIYTSIDRRMDTRRKERREKRFKEETEKYRKERPKIQQQFSDLKRQLATVSENEWSNIPDVGDTRTKKQRNPRPDRYTPVPDSLIERAAGQNKHHINLDSKQQKFGGFQTPFPGSMTPGFATPSGTASAQLDLLQLGEARNSMLGVQLDQVSDSVSGQTVVDPKGYLTDLNSVTPKMGADIGDIKKARLLLDSVIQTNPKHGPGWIAKARLEEVTGRIQAARNTVVKGTEHCPKNEDVWLEAIRLQPPSEAKLVVAQAVQQIPQSVKLWIRACSLESDVSAKKRVLRKGLESVPNSVRLWKEAVEMEDPDDALVMLQRAVECCPQSVELWLALARLETYENARKVLNKARENIPTDRQIWIAASKLEEANSNVAMVQKIIERAVASLKANRVEINREHWIQDAEECDKAGSVATCQAIMRAVIDIGVDEEDREDTWLEDAESCAAHGAYECARAIYGHALSVFPDKNHIWLDAAYFEKNHGTRDSLEELLQKAVQHCPRAEVLWLMAAKSKWLAGDVPAARTLLAMAFKANPNSEDIWLAAIKLESENNEYQRARLLLQKARTSCPTQRVLMKSAKLEWLLERLEEAKELVMEGLKVYPDFDKLWMMRGQIAEEQGNAEKAREHYTLGLRKCPQSIPLWLLLSKLEQKAGNVTKARSVLENARQKNPKNPKLWMAAIEIELASDQKSVARSMMAKAIQDCPKAGLLWAEAIFLEPRPQRKTKSVDALKKCEHDPFVLLAVAKLFWSERKITKAREWLNRAVKIEPDFGDAWACFYRFELQYGTEAQQRGILERCVQAEPRHGDQWTAVSKNIKNWRLRTDSLLPLVAKRLSIPT; from the exons ATGACTTTGGCACCGTCGgcgaagaagcggaagacgTTTCTCGGTCAGGAGGCGCCGCCTGGCTACGTGGCCGGCATCGGGCGCGG AGCGACGGGTTTCACGACTCGTTCCGATATCGGACCGGCGAGAGACGCGTCCGACGCGCC GGAAGATCGCTACACGAAaggagcgacgacggcggctcGCCCGCCGGGTTTTcatcgagacgacgaagaggacgacaaCGAGGACTTGAACGATAGCAATTTCGACGAG ttTGCTGGCTACGGCGGAAGTCTTTTCTCAAGCGGTCCGTacgacaaagacgacgaggaagcaGACGAGATATAtacgtcgatcgatcgacgcaTGGACACGCgacgaaaggagagaag agagaagaggtTCAAAGAAGAGACGGAGAAGTATCGGAAGGAGAGACCGAAAATTCAGCAGCAATTTTCCGATCTCAAG CGTCAATTGGCGACGGTGAGCGAAAACGAGTGGAGCAACATTCCCGACGTGGGCGACACGCGAACGAAGAAGCAACGCAATCCGAGACCCGATAG ATATACCCCCGTACCCGATTCTCTCATCGAACGTGCCGCCGGTCAAAACAAGCATCACATCAACTTAGACAGCAAACAACAG AAATTTGGTGGTTTTCAAACTCCGTTTCCCGGATCCATGACGCCGGGCTTTGCCACTCCAAGTGGCACGGCCAGCGCTCAACTCGATCTTCTTCAACTGGGCGAAGCACGCAACTCGATGCTCGGCGTTCAACTGGATCAG GTCTCCGATTCGGTTTCTGGTCAAACGGTCGTCGATCCCAAGGGCTATCTGACCGATCTCAACAGCGTGACGCCCAAAATGGGCGCCGACATCGGCGACATCAAAAAAGCGCGTCTCCTCCTCGACTCCGTCATTCAAACGAATCCCAAACACGGTCCCGGCTGGATCGCGAAAGCGCGTCTCGAAGAGGTGACCGGACGCATTCAGGCGGCACGAAACACGGTCGTCAAGGGAACCGAACACTGCCCGAAGAACGAGGACGTTTGGCTGGAAGCGATTCGACTTCAACCGCCCTCCGAGGcgaaactcgtcgtcgctcaagCCGTTCAACAAATACCGCAGTCGGTCAAACTTTGGATAAGGGCTTGTTCATTGGAAAGTGACGTgtcggcgaagaagagagtTCTTAGGAAAG GTCTTGAAAGCGTTCCCAATTCCGTGCGTCTGTGGAAGGAAGCCGTCGAGATGGAAGATCCGGACGACGCGCTCGTCATGTTGCAGCGAGCCGTCGAATGTTGTCCGCAGAGCGTCGAA cttTGGTTGGCTCTCGCTCGGCTTGAGACGTATGAGAATGCGCGCAAGGTGTTGAATAAGGCGAGGGAGAACATTCCAACCGATCGGCAGATATGGATTGCGGCGTCGAAATTGGAAGAAGCGAACAGCAACGTTGCGATGGttcaaaaaatcattgaACGAG CTGTTGCGTCATTGAAGGCCAATCGCGTTGAGATCAACAGAGAACACTGGATTCAGGATGCAGAAGAGTGTGACAAGGCAGGGAGTGTGGCAACGTGTCAAGCCATAAT GCGAGCTGTCATTGATATTGGTGTTGATGAAGAAGACAGGGAAGACACTTGGCTTGAAGATGCGGAAAGC tgtGCTGCTCACGGGGCGTATGAATGTGCCAGGGCTATTTACGGTCACGCCTTGTCCGTGTTTCCAGATAAGAATCACATTTGGCTTGACGCCGCTTACTTTGAGAAGAATCACGGAACGAG ggACTCCCTGGAGGAATTGCTACAGAAGGCAGTGCAACATTGTCCCAGAGCAGAAGTTCTTTGGCTTATGGCGGCCAAGTCAAAATGGCTAGCC GGCGATGTTCCGGCTGCTCGCACCCTGTTGGCTATGGCGTTTAAAGCGAATCCTAATAGTGAGGACATTTGGCTGGCTGCCATTAAGTTGGAGTCGGAAAACAATGAGTATCAAAGAGCAAG GCTGCTTTTGCAAAAGGCGAGAACCAGCTGCCCAACGCAGAGG GTTTTGATGAAATCTGCAAAATTGGAATGGCTGTTAGAGAGACTAGAAGAG GCGAAAGAACTCGTCATGGAAGGCCTAAAAGTCTATCCAGACTTCGACAAG CTTTGGATGATGAGAGGGCAGATTGCCGAAGAGCAGGGCAACGCGGAGAAGGCACGAGAGCACTACACTTTGGGC CTTCGAAAGTGTCCCCAATCCATACCCCTTTGGCTTCTTCTATCGAAGCTCGAACAAAAAGCCGGGAATGTGACCAAAGCGCGTTCTGTTTTGGAAAACGCTCGTCAAAAGAATCCGAAAAATCCTAAACTATG GATGGCagcgatcgaaatcgaactGGCGAGCGATCAAAAGAGCGTCGCGCGTTCGATGATGGCCAAAGCGATTCAAGATTGTCCCAAGGCTGGTCTGCTTTGGGCcgaagcgatttttctcgAACCGCGGCCGcagcgaaagacgaagagcgtcgacgcgttAAAGAAGTGCGAGCACGATCCGTTCGTACTGCTCGCCGTTGCAAA GCTTTTCTGGTCGGAAAGAAAGATCACGAAAGCAAGAGAGTGGCTCAATAG AGCCGTGAAAATCGAGCCggatttcggcgacgcgtgGGCCTGTTTCTATCGTTTCGAATTACAGTACGGAACGGAG GCGCAGCAGAGGGGAATTTTAGAGCGCTGCGTGCAAGCGGAGCCCCGTCACGGCGACCAGTGGACGGCTGTGTCGAAGAACATCAAGAACTGGCGTCTGAGAACGGACAGTCTGCTGCCGCTCGTTGCGAAGCGACTCTCCATCCCGACGTAG
- the LOC136197764 gene encoding survival of motor neuron-related-splicing factor 30-like, with product MSSAEYASNLANHKAQLKQVEAALAADPKNDELLKLKSNIEEVIKLTQDLVQLNSTTPSAAAAASLAQTNEDASSATSAVASTGIWSVGSLCQAVWSKDGQYYDSQITAITGDGTCSVSFAGYDFLERVQLASLRPRREQLGSRKRHAAEEGIKYQHQSKSRAKREAEKEHKKKKALKKAEKMKVIEDELGKEQGRWKSFSGKSVKQKGGFLSSKQKRSIFASPDSVTGRVGVGTCGTGGKEMTQFLKPETYRRENTL from the exons ATGTCGTCCGCCGAATACGCCTCGAATTTAGCGAATCACAAAGCGCAACTGAAACAG GTCGAAGCTGCTCTCGCAGCCGAtccgaaaaacgacgagctATTGAAGCTGAAGAGCAATATCGAG GAAGTGATCAAACTCACGCAGGATCTCGTTCAACTCAATTCGACG ACgccttcggcggcggcggccgcaTCTTTGGCACAAACGAACGAAGACGCATCATCAGCAACGAGCGCAGTCGCCTCAACAGGAATATGGTCAGTGGGAAGTTTATGCCAGGCAGTCTGGAGCAAGGATGGAca GTATTATGATTCTCAGATTACCGCTATTACGGGAGATGGAACGTGTAGCGTTTCGTTTGCTGGGTACGATTTTTTGGAGCGCGTTCAATTGGCTTCGCTTCGGCCGAGACGCGAGCAGCTTGGGTCGAGGAAGAGACACGCGGCCGAAGAGGGAATCAAATATCAGCACCAATCGAAATCTCG AGCCAAGAGGGAAGCGGAGAAGGAacataagaagaaaaaggcgctgAAGAAGGCGGAAAAGATGAAAGTGATTGAAGACGAATTAGGAAAGGAGCAGGGTCGGTGGAAGTCGTTCAGCGGAAAGAGCGTTAAGCAAAAGGGCGGCTTTCTAAGCAGCAAGCAGAAAAGATCAATCTTTGCCTCTCCTGATTCAGTCACTGGAAGA GTTGGAGTGGGAACGTGTGGAACGGGCGGCAAGGAAATGACTCAGTTTTTAAAACCAGAAACGTACAGGCGCGAAAATACTCtctaa
- the LOC136197753 gene encoding mRNA-capping enzyme-like translates to MAYRDQLPARWLHCPRKGEIVAGKFLPFKTLLDDRYDEKLPEEYRFQLPMLVSYVNSKGAQLRMIIDLTKTRRFYDRNEVEKSGIIYAKLECQGRDETPTPEQVATFVQLADQCFVRHPDGIIGVHCTHGFNRTGFLIIAYLIERQGWSLDAAVQTFINARPPGIYKGEYLEDLCRRYGPAETDLEPPTLPDWYAKDNEIVEDDDDGVSQAKEDQADVRGRKRKLPTTKFVDGVSGINVVGDDDEYLRLQSVCQKMCKWEKSGFPGSQPVSMDTKNVKFLFQAPYRVSWKADGTRYMMLIEERGKVFMFDRDHTVFAAPQFTFPRRKYPDQHIKNTLVDGEMVFDKDGDHVTPRYLIYDIIKFEDQSVDKVNHALRLECVQKEIIEPRVSAEKAGRLNKSKEPFRIRLKAFWDASQTKKVLDNVVPHLGHENDGLIFSPAKEPYIAGQCDTLLKWKPPELNSVDFRLKVVKENKLGELPRTYGQLFVGGYRDPVSELELTKETKQLDGKIVECMWEAPNRKWKFMRVREDKSYPNSHKTAIAVCTSIEQPLTKEALLKVIDSRTQYAKSKQASS, encoded by the exons aTGGCCTATCGCGATCAATTGCCCGCGCGATGGCTTCACTGTCCTCGCAAAGGAGAAATCGTTGCTG GCAAATTTCTCCCGTTCAAAacgcttctcgacgatcgtTACGACGAAAAATTGCCCGAAGAGTATCGCTTTCAACTTCCTATGCTCGTGAGCTACGTGAACAGCAAGGGA GCTCAACTGCGAATGATAATCGATTtaacgaaaacgagacgatttTACGATAGAAACGAAGTAGAAAAAAGCGGGATAATATACGCGAAATTAGAATGCCAAGG acgcgacgaaacgccgaCTCCCGAGCAAGTTGCCACGTTCGTTCAACTCGCCGACCAATGCTTCGTACGACACCCGGACGGAATTATTG gGGTTCATTGCACTCACGGCTTCAATAGAACCGGTTTTCTCATCATTGCCTATTTAATCGAAAGGCAGGGATGGAG TTTAGATGCGGCCGTACAGACTTTCATCAAC GCTCGACCTCCTGGAATCTATAAGGGCGAGTACTTGGAAGACCTGTGTCGTCGCTACGGGCCGGCGGAAACCGACTTGGAGCCTCCGACGCTTCCTGATTGGTATGCAAAAGACAACGAAATTGtggaggacgacgacgatggcgtTTCTCAAGCCAAAGAAGATCAGGCTGACGTCAGaggacgaaaaagaaaactg cccacgacgaaattcgttgATGGTGTAAGCGGGATTAACGTCGTcggagacgatgacgagtaTTTACGTCTTCAAAGTGTCTGCCAGAAAATGTGTAAATGGGAAAA GAGCGGATTTCCCGGTAGTCAGCCCGTTTCCATGGATACGAAAAACGTGAAATTTCTATTCCAAGCGCCATATCGAGTCAGTTGGAAAGCAGACGGAACAAG GTACATGATGCTTATAGAGGAACGAGGCAAAGTCTTCATGTTCGATCGAGACCACACTGTCTTCGCGGCGCCCCAGTTCACATTCCCCCGTCGCAAATATCCAGATCAACATATCAAAAATACACTAGTAGATGGA GAAATGGTTTTCGATAAAGACGGAGATCACGTCACTCCGCGATATCTCATATACGACATCATAAAATTCGAA GATCAAAGCGTCGACAAGGTCAATCACGCGCTTCGTCTCGAATGCGTACAGAAGGAAATAATCGAGCCGAGAGTGAGCGCC GAGAAAGCTGGTAGACTCAATAAATCGAAGGAACCGTTTCGGATACGACTCAAGGCGTTTTGGGACGCGTcgcagacgaagaag GTTTTGGACAACGTAGTGCCTCATCTCGGTCACGAAAATGACGGGCTCATATTTAGCCCCGCTAAAGAG CCATACATTGCTGGTCAGTGTGATACGTTGCTGAAGTGGAAACCGCCCGAATTGAATAGCGTCGACTTTCGACTCAAAGTCGTAAAGGAAAATAAACTAGG GGAATTGCCTCGTACGTATGGGCAATTATTCGTCGGCGGCTATCGCGATCCTGTGAGCGAGCTCGAGCtgacgaaggagacgaagcAGTTGGACGGGAAAATTGTCGAGTGCATGTGGGAAGCGCCGAATCGAAAGTGGAAGTTCATGCGCGTTCGAGAGGATAAATCATATCCAAACAGCCACAAAACGGCCAtag CTGTGTGTACCAGCATAGAACAGCCGTTGACCAAAGAAGCTCTACTCAAGGTAATCGATAGTCGGACGCAGTATGCCAAATCCAAACAAGCGAGCAGctaa